The Desulfonatronum thiosulfatophilum genome has a window encoding:
- a CDS encoding SRPBCC domain-containing protein, producing MERRIQPHQDRVRGLSSASTADAVGGPLIAHCQTAGEKEHNIKTLTYSIRINAPKEAVWKHMLDPSDYRQWTQAFSPNSQFIGKWEQGETILFIDPDLGGTKAVLDEVVPHERLKARHVAMINKDGSEDVSSEMAESWIGATETYIFNGENGQTELLIEMTTHENFEEMFNAGWPRALELLKAVCESS from the coding sequence TTGGAGCGCCGCATCCAGCCGCACCAAGACCGTGTTCGCGGTCTCTCTTCGGCATCCACGGCCGATGCTGTTGGCGGCCCTTTGATTGCCCACTGTCAGACGGCAGGCGAAAAGGAGCATAATATAAAAACCCTGACCTACTCGATCAGAATCAACGCACCAAAAGAAGCAGTGTGGAAGCACATGCTCGACCCATCGGACTACCGACAATGGACCCAGGCCTTCTCGCCGAATTCCCAGTTTATCGGAAAATGGGAACAAGGGGAGACCATTCTGTTCATTGATCCGGATCTGGGCGGCACCAAGGCCGTCTTGGACGAAGTCGTCCCCCATGAGCGACTGAAAGCCAGGCACGTGGCCATGATCAACAAAGACGGCAGTGAAGACGTCTCAAGCGAAATGGCCGAATCGTGGATTGGAGCGACAGAGACGTACATCTTCAACGGTGAAAACGGTCAGACGGAACTGTTGATCGAAATGACGACTCACGAGAATTTCGAAGAAATGTTCAACGCAGGATGGCCGCGGGCCTTGGAGCTTCTGAAGGCTGTTTGCGAATCGAGCTGA
- a CDS encoding ACT domain-containing protein: MFWACITLEVRSLLTAVGFLALITARLARAGISVNPVSAFHHDHLFVPWEMKEHVLAELIELSRSRCENMRNAIRMLKLVFEGEADVGEGRVESQEEVFHKIESSG; encoded by the coding sequence ATGTTCTGGGCATGCATCACCCTGGAAGTGCGTTCGTTGCTCACAGCGGTCGGCTTCCTGGCGCTCATCACGGCCCGCCTTGCCCGTGCGGGCATCAGCGTCAATCCGGTTTCGGCCTTCCATCATGATCACCTGTTTGTCCCCTGGGAAATGAAAGAGCATGTCTTGGCCGAACTCATCGAGCTGAGCCGCTCGCGCTGTGAGAACATGCGTAATGCCATACGCATGTTAAAGCTCGTTTTCGAGGGTGAGGCTGATGTCGGAGAAGGGCGTGTTGAAAGCCAGGAAGAAGTTTTCCATAAAATTGAGAGTAGCGGATAA
- a CDS encoding ribbon-helix-helix domain-containing protein, with amino-acid sequence MLKARKKFSIKLRVADKPRCFYKKRRFLGSSLLNGLACWHQHGHTFGMKTAVSIPDPVFAKADRYARLVNKSRSQIFSEALREYLARHSPDEVTEAMDQALETIEEQRDSFVAKASERVLRQAEW; translated from the coding sequence GTGTTGAAAGCCAGGAAGAAGTTTTCCATAAAATTGAGAGTAGCGGATAAGCCCAGATGTTTTTATAAGAAGCGTAGGTTTCTGGGATCATCCCTTTTAAACGGCCTTGCCTGCTGGCATCAACATGGTCATACTTTTGGTATGAAAACAGCAGTCTCCATTCCAGATCCCGTTTTCGCCAAGGCTGACCGCTACGCTCGGCTTGTTAACAAGTCGAGGAGCCAGATTTTTTCCGAGGCCCTACGTGAGTATCTTGCTCGCCATTCACCCGATGAAGTGACCGAGGCGATGGATCAAGCGCTTGAGACGATTGAAGAACAGCGCGATTCGTTCGTCGCCAAAGCCAGTGAGCGGGTCCTGAGGCAAGCGGAGTGGTAA
- a CDS encoding DNA alkylation repair protein: MDDIIRRMRVDLEHEADPRTKSSGQRFFREQVQLHGVRTAVVTRIAKKYFKEIRMMDKEPIFDLCEELWKSGYLEESFIACNWSHALSKYYERGDFQVFERWVDRYVANWASCDTLCNHTIGSFLEMYPENLPNLQSWAKSPNRWMRRASAVSLIIPARRGKFLREVFALADILLMDADDLVRKGYGWMLKSASQAHQKEVFEYVLARKTVMPRTALRYAIEKMPREWRDEAMGRVK, from the coding sequence ATGGACGACATTATCCGGAGAATGCGAGTGGACCTGGAGCATGAAGCTGATCCCAGGACGAAAAGCAGCGGACAGCGGTTCTTTCGGGAACAGGTTCAACTGCACGGGGTCAGAACGGCGGTCGTGACCAGGATCGCTAAAAAGTATTTCAAAGAAATCAGAATGATGGACAAAGAGCCGATCTTTGATCTCTGTGAAGAGCTGTGGAAATCGGGATATCTGGAGGAAAGCTTCATTGCCTGCAACTGGTCGCATGCTCTGAGCAAATATTATGAACGCGGCGATTTTCAGGTCTTTGAAAGATGGGTCGATCGCTACGTCGCCAACTGGGCTTCCTGCGACACCCTCTGCAACCATACCATCGGCTCGTTTCTCGAAATGTATCCCGAAAACCTGCCCAATCTGCAATCCTGGGCCAAATCGCCCAATCGCTGGATGCGTCGTGCATCCGCCGTATCCCTGATCATTCCGGCCAGACGGGGCAAATTCCTGCGGGAAGTGTTCGCATTGGCCGACATCCTGCTCATGGACGCGGACGATCTGGTTCGGAAGGGGTACGGCTGGATGCTGAAGTCAGCAAGCCAGGCCCATCAAAAAGAAGTATTCGAGTATGTTCTCGCCAGAAAAACAGTCATGCCCAGGACCGCCTTGCGCTATGCAATTGAAAAAATGCCGCGGGAATGGAGGGACGAAGCAATGGGAAGAGTGAAGTGA
- a CDS encoding ACT domain-containing protein, with protein sequence MNAETDLQTLIASMKPALHAQPYVFCSIDQAVSPGSPSFRWVRFTNGKA encoded by the coding sequence GTGAACGCCGAAACCGACCTTCAAACCCTGATCGCCTCCATGAAGCCGGCTCTTCATGCGCAGCCGTACGTCTTCTGTTCCATCGACCAAGCTGTTTCGCCAGGCTCCCCTTCATTCCGCTGGGTACGTTTCACGAACGGGAAGGCGTAA